The Aerosakkonema funiforme FACHB-1375 genome contains a region encoding:
- a CDS encoding pentapeptide repeat-containing protein: MGKDFSGQNLRGRSFKGQDLTGTNFSYTDIRSANFSNAILVGANFSHATAGLQRRWATFLLTGSLLLSALSGLILAFNGVWLVSFLFNKTIYYRLSAVIFLILFLIFFIVTVRKGLEAALGFVAVAVALTITSSFIWSLAFPEIGKYAVATTATVLLAIVVAVICIQTVTVAGAINVGGNLAGTGNVVVSIIVALTVSIIADYSTLEVSPLLAVAGTFSMVLFVGLLSSYVAWRALAGDEKFPVTRSIAVAFAAIRGTSFRNADLTDTNFTKSTLKSTDFRGATLIRTCWLQAKKLSFARVGTTYLKQVKLQELVVTGAGQDKNFDRLNLRGVNLQGANLADASFMGADLSESNLQQADLSRAKLVQTQLDRTNFTGACLTGAYIEDWGITAETTLERVKCNYVYMRLPTKDDPDPCRKPDNKQEIFEDGDFADFIAPIVKTLDLYHNQGVDPRAIAIAFKRLAENHPEADIEIVAMEKRGKDKFLLKAKTAEYVDRSYLAEEYFKDYNQLKFLPENHLQLLLAAKDAHISSLQNMVTTALQRPSFYVQKYQNQGDTMPENQGSINISGVQGGSISNLAAVGQNMTGAAVGEISGTVTNTIGQLQDSDAPEAPKLADLLKQLQTVIEADTELTDEDKTEALEQVKALAEAGKNPKEGAMQKAAKTAMKILKGTITGLPSAAQLVEACNKLLPAIAQLLGLV; this comes from the coding sequence ATGGGTAAAGACTTTTCTGGCCAAAATCTCCGAGGTCGATCCTTCAAAGGTCAAGACCTTACAGGAACAAACTTCAGCTATACAGACATCCGCAGTGCAAACTTCTCCAATGCTATTCTCGTCGGTGCTAACTTCAGTCATGCAACAGCCGGACTGCAAAGACGCTGGGCAACTTTCCTATTAACAGGCTCGTTACTTTTATCGGCGCTGTCAGGATTAATTCTGGCATTTAATGGTGTTTGGCTAGTATCTTTTCTATTTAATAAAACTATTTATTATCGATTGAGCGCTGTAATTTTTTTAATATTGTTTTTAATATTCTTTATTGTAACTGTTCGGAAAGGATTAGAAGCTGCTTTAGGGTTTGTGGCTGTAGCTGTAGCTTTAACTATCACTTCAAGTTTCATTTGGTCTTTGGCTTTTCCTGAAATAGGAAAATATGCTGTAGCTACAACTGCAACTGTTCTTTTAGCTATAGTTGTTGCGGTGATTTGTATTCAGACTGTTACTGTAGCTGGTGCTATAAATGTAGGTGGAAATTTAGCAGGGACTGGGAATGTTGTTGTTTCTATTATTGTTGCTTTAACGGTAAGTATAATTGCCGATTATTCTACTCTTGAAGTGAGTCCGCTATTAGCTGTGGCTGGAACTTTCAGTATGGTATTGTTTGTAGGATTACTAAGTAGTTATGTTGCTTGGCGAGCCTTAGCTGGAGATGAAAAGTTTCCTGTAACTCGGAGTATTGCCGTTGCTTTTGCTGCTATAAGAGGAACCAGTTTTCGCAATGCTGATTTGACAGATACTAATTTTACGAAATCCACACTTAAAAGTACAGATTTCAGAGGAGCTACCCTCATACGCACCTGCTGGCTTCAGGCAAAAAAGCTTTCCTTTGCTCGTGTTGGAACTACTTATCTTAAACAGGTAAAGTTGCAGGAATTAGTGGTAACAGGAGCGGGACAAGACAAAAACTTCGATCGGTTAAATTTGCGAGGAGTTAATTTGCAGGGAGCAAACCTAGCGGATGCCAGTTTTATGGGGGCAGACCTCAGTGAATCTAACTTACAACAAGCCGATTTATCCAGAGCAAAGCTAGTACAAACACAACTAGACAGAACAAACTTTACTGGCGCTTGTTTGACTGGTGCATACATCGAAGACTGGGGCATCACTGCTGAAACTACACTAGAGCGAGTAAAGTGTAATTATGTATATATGCGTTTACCAACAAAAGATGACCCCGATCCTTGTCGAAAACCAGACAACAAACAGGAGATATTTGAAGACGGCGACTTTGCTGATTTCATTGCGCCTATTGTCAAAACGCTAGATTTGTATCACAATCAAGGTGTAGATCCTCGTGCAATTGCTATTGCTTTCAAACGCTTAGCCGAAAACCATCCGGAAGCAGATATAGAAATTGTAGCAATGGAAAAACGCGGAAAAGATAAATTCTTACTTAAAGCTAAAACAGCCGAATATGTAGATAGATCCTACCTGGCTGAAGAATATTTTAAGGATTACAATCAGTTGAAATTTTTACCAGAAAATCACCTACAACTACTGCTAGCAGCAAAAGACGCTCATATTAGTAGTTTACAAAATATGGTAACTACCGCACTCCAGCGACCTAGTTTTTATGTCCAAAAATATCAAAATCAAGGAGATACTATGCCAGAAAATCAAGGTAGCATCAATATTAGTGGTGTCCAAGGCGGCAGCATCAGTAATTTAGCGGCTGTCGGTCAAAATATGACCGGAGCCGCAGTAGGAGAGATTAGCGGTACTGTCACCAATACTATTGGTCAATTACAAGATTCGGATGCTCCAGAAGCACCGAAATTAGCAGATTTACTCAAGCAGTTGCAAACAGTAATTGAAGCTGATACTGAATTGACAGATGAAGATAAAACTGAAGCATTAGAGCAGGTAAAAGCTTTAGCAGAAGCCGGAAAAAATCCCAAAGAAGGGGCAATGCAAAAGGCGGCGAAAACAGCAATGAAAATTTTGAAAGGGACAATTACTGGTTTACCTAGTGCCGCTCAATTGGTAGAAGCTTGTAACAAACTACTGCCTGCGATCGCCCAATTATTAGGGTTAGTTTAA
- a CDS encoding peptidoglycan-binding domain-containing protein gives MSIQDGDVRLVQLALKKAGFAIEIDRIYGIDTEKAVRQFQKNKGLDVDGRVGPQTRAALGL, from the coding sequence ATATCCATCCAGGATGGCGACGTTCGCCTAGTGCAACTGGCATTAAAAAAGGCGGGTTTTGCGATCGAAATCGATCGCATTTATGGCATCGATACCGAAAAAGCAGTGAGGCAATTTCAAAAAAATAAAGGTTTGGATGTAGATGGTCGCGTTGGCCCGCAAACCCGTGCCGCGTTAGGACTGTAA
- a CDS encoding PAS domain-containing protein, which produces MYKRLQRTRKSVYKFKIKETQLLRQRNAELEQQVQHSAAQLQESLAAGLRQAKQAALLNQIIQAMRGTLVLDEILQIAVNELHSALNVSRCLIFRTDVDNHLGIRYVSESTSEGNSLIGCGCDFYHHYRSQLANGEPLVLPRIKASEPPEILSSVEHCNICALIIAPLIYQQRFMGAISLKECRGEREWTPEEIEFVKAIADHCAIAIHQAELYQQAQTELQERQKAEAALRESNELFQQLAEHIQQGFFVKDASQNKILYVSPALQEIWGFSSEIIYKNPNIFLDVVHPEDRECVTAAFESHICGQPYCCEYRIIRQNGQICWVQSQTFPLKNSAGEIYRITGIVEDITARKTAETNLRQQAERERLIRLVNERIRQSLNLNEILTTTVAEVRHFLQTDRVIIFQLEEDASGLVVQESVGANWQPILGHNIFDSCFHLYIDQYRQGRVRAIADIDDGSIKRCHAHFLRQFDVRANLVVPILQNNYLWGLLIAHHCAHPRQWSPAEIELLKQVADQVAIAIQQAQLYQQVQEKLTARIQAEIALRESEKLFRLMADSAPVLIWLADPEGECTFFNQTWQKFTGRSLERELQGNWTESILPEDLDRYLNIRTAAIQARKSFSLEYRLRRADAEYRWILDKGVPRLTPDGELLGYIGSCVDITQQKQAETRLQRLNEELEIKVQYRTHELQQIVEKLADEILHHCRTEIELQDSQAKLQAILDNSPVVIYVNDLQNRYILVNRQYDKLFNHNNEKIIGKSIYDYWPPEIADRFAANNQQIIQEKTAQKFEEVVPQIDGLHTYISIKFPLKYSNDVIYAVCAISMDITERKRAEEALKQSEARFQKMAANVPGMLCQYLLRSDGFQAFPYISPRCREIWEIEPEVMQANAQKSLEIIHIDDRLSLFHSIKVSAQNLQPWQWEGRIITPSVRLKWIQGIGRPDKQPNGDILWDSLFIDISDRKQAEAALRNSELRLGIALEAALMGTWDWNIQTNQVMCSERTEAIFGLAPGSFPGTQEAFINCIHPEDRPALAETIQLAIRDRKPLNSETRIIRSDDSLRWIACIGNIIRDRADLPERMTGVVMDITERKLAEQQLRTSLKEKEILLKEIHHRVKNNLQIISSLLKLQSTYIKDESVLALFTESFYRVRSMALIHEKLYQAKDLARVDAADYISNLVENLFRSYKVSLNSIDLKIEIDSIKLDVDTAIPCGLIINELVSNSLKYGFSGRNKGQLCITFLHRDNNTLYLRVSDDGVGLPPDFDIEQIQSLGLQLVINLTEQLGGELEIDSHNGASFAITFVAPPYLVRQNTTEIA; this is translated from the coding sequence ATGTATAAACGACTCCAACGCACCCGGAAATCGGTTTACAAGTTTAAAATCAAGGAAACGCAACTTCTGCGCCAGCGCAATGCTGAACTGGAACAGCAGGTGCAACATAGCGCCGCTCAACTTCAAGAATCACTCGCGGCTGGGTTGAGACAAGCTAAACAAGCTGCTTTGCTCAATCAAATCATCCAAGCGATGCGGGGAACGCTAGTTTTGGATGAGATTTTGCAAATTGCCGTCAATGAATTGCATTCTGCACTCAATGTTAGCCGTTGCCTGATTTTTAGAACCGATGTGGATAATCATTTGGGCATTCGTTATGTTTCTGAGTCTACGTCAGAAGGTAACAGTTTAATCGGCTGTGGCTGCGATTTCTATCATCATTACCGCTCTCAGTTGGCGAATGGCGAACCTTTGGTTTTGCCTCGGATTAAAGCAAGTGAACCACCAGAAATTCTCTCATCTGTAGAACACTGCAATATCTGCGCTCTGATAATTGCACCACTGATTTATCAGCAACGCTTCATGGGCGCAATTAGTTTAAAAGAATGCCGAGGAGAACGGGAATGGACACCAGAGGAAATTGAATTTGTCAAAGCGATCGCAGATCATTGCGCGATCGCTATTCATCAAGCCGAACTTTATCAACAAGCACAAACGGAATTACAAGAACGTCAAAAAGCCGAAGCAGCACTCAGGGAAAGTAACGAATTATTCCAACAGTTAGCAGAACATATTCAGCAAGGCTTTTTTGTCAAAGACGCCAGCCAAAACAAAATACTTTATGTTAGTCCTGCTTTACAAGAAATCTGGGGTTTTAGCTCGGAAATTATCTATAAAAATCCCAACATTTTTTTAGATGTGGTGCATCCAGAAGATCGCGAGTGCGTGACCGCTGCATTTGAGTCCCATATATGCGGTCAACCTTATTGCTGCGAATATCGAATTATTCGACAAAACGGACAAATTTGCTGGGTTCAAAGTCAGACTTTTCCACTCAAAAATAGCGCTGGTGAAATTTACCGCATCACGGGTATTGTAGAAGATATCACCGCTCGCAAAACTGCCGAAACTAACTTGCGGCAACAAGCAGAGCGAGAACGTCTAATTCGGTTAGTAAATGAACGCATTCGCCAATCTCTTAATCTAAATGAGATTCTCACAACGACGGTCGCTGAAGTAAGGCATTTCCTGCAAACAGACCGGGTAATTATTTTTCAACTAGAAGAGGATGCTTCTGGCCTTGTAGTGCAAGAATCTGTAGGTGCAAATTGGCAACCCATTCTGGGACATAACATTTTTGATTCCTGTTTTCACCTATACATAGATCAATATCGTCAGGGACGAGTACGAGCGATCGCAGATATTGATGATGGCAGTATTAAACGGTGCCATGCCCATTTTTTAAGACAATTTGATGTCCGAGCTAACTTGGTCGTTCCCATCCTACAGAACAATTATCTTTGGGGCTTACTGATCGCACACCATTGCGCCCATCCCCGACAGTGGTCGCCAGCAGAAATCGAACTGCTCAAACAAGTAGCAGACCAAGTAGCGATCGCAATCCAACAAGCCCAACTTTATCAACAAGTACAGGAAAAACTGACAGCACGAATACAAGCAGAAATCGCTCTCCGAGAAAGCGAAAAACTGTTCCGCCTAATGGCAGATAGCGCCCCAGTGCTGATTTGGCTAGCCGATCCTGAAGGAGAGTGTACGTTTTTTAACCAGACTTGGCAGAAATTCACAGGGCGATCCCTAGAGCGAGAACTCCAGGGAAATTGGACAGAAAGTATACTACCAGAAGACCTCGATCGTTATCTCAATATCCGCACCGCCGCAATTCAAGCCAGGAAAAGCTTTTCATTGGAGTATCGTCTGCGGCGTGCAGATGCAGAGTATCGTTGGATTTTAGATAAAGGTGTTCCCCGCCTTACTCCTGACGGTGAGCTTCTCGGTTATATAGGCTCTTGCGTCGATATTACCCAGCAAAAACAAGCTGAAACCAGACTGCAAAGACTGAATGAAGAATTAGAGATTAAAGTGCAATATCGCACCCACGAATTACAGCAAATTGTCGAAAAGCTTGCTGATGAAATCCTTCACCATTGCCGCACAGAAATAGAGCTACAAGATAGTCAAGCCAAACTGCAAGCAATTTTGGATAATTCACCAGTCGTCATTTATGTAAACGATCTACAAAATAGATACATACTGGTTAATCGTCAGTATGACAAACTGTTCAACCATAATAATGAGAAAATTATTGGTAAAAGTATATATGATTATTGGCCACCTGAAATTGCCGATCGCTTTGCTGCCAACAATCAACAGATAATTCAAGAAAAAACTGCCCAAAAATTTGAGGAAGTTGTTCCTCAAATAGATGGACTGCATACCTATATTTCTATTAAATTCCCCTTAAAATATAGCAATGACGTAATTTATGCTGTATGTGCTATTTCTATGGATATCACTGAGCGTAAACGAGCGGAAGAAGCACTCAAACAGAGTGAAGCTAGATTCCAAAAAATGGCAGCAAACGTACCGGGAATGCTGTGTCAATATCTTCTCAGATCTGATGGTTTTCAAGCATTTCCTTATATCAGTCCCAGATGTCGCGAAATTTGGGAAATAGAACCGGAAGTAATGCAAGCAAATGCTCAGAAAAGCTTGGAGATAATTCATATTGACGATCGGCTATCTTTATTCCATTCAATCAAAGTTTCTGCTCAAAATTTACAACCTTGGCAGTGGGAAGGACGGATTATTACACCATCGGTTCGCCTCAAGTGGATTCAGGGCATCGGTCGTCCAGACAAACAACCTAATGGGGATATTCTCTGGGATAGTTTGTTTATTGATATTAGCGATCGCAAACAAGCCGAAGCCGCACTCCGCAATAGCGAGTTGCGATTAGGAATTGCCCTAGAAGCCGCCTTAATGGGGACTTGGGACTGGAACATTCAAACTAATCAAGTTATGTGCTCTGAAAGGACTGAAGCTATTTTTGGTCTTGCACCTGGTTCTTTTCCTGGAACTCAAGAAGCCTTTATTAACTGCATTCATCCAGAAGACCGTCCTGCCTTGGCAGAAACAATCCAACTTGCCATCCGAGATAGAAAACCACTCAACTCAGAAACGCGCATCATCCGATCCGATGATAGCCTACGTTGGATCGCTTGTATCGGTAACATTATTCGCGATCGAGCCGATTTACCTGAGAGAATGACAGGGGTTGTCATGGATATCACCGAGCGCAAATTGGCAGAACAACAACTAAGAACATCTCTCAAAGAAAAAGAAATTTTACTCAAAGAAATTCATCACCGAGTTAAGAACAATTTGCAAATAATTTCCAGCTTGCTCAAACTTCAATCTACTTATATCAAAGACGAAAGTGTTTTAGCTTTATTTACAGAAAGCTTCTACCGTGTTAGGTCTATGGCACTCATCCACGAGAAGTTGTATCAAGCTAAAGATTTAGCAAGAGTCGATGCTGCTGATTACATTAGCAATTTAGTGGAAAATTTATTCCGTTCTTACAAGGTTTCCTTGAATTCTATTGATTTAAAAATCGAAATAGATAGTATAAAGCTAGATGTCGATACAGCAATACCTTGCGGATTAATCATTAACGAGCTAGTTTCTAACTCACTGAAGTACGGATTTTCTGGTAGAAATAAAGGACAATTATGTATTACCTTTTTGCATCGCGATAACAACACTCTTTATTTAAGAGTCAGTGACGATGGTGTTGGATTACCACCAGATTTTGATATCGAACAAATTCAATCACTAGGATTGCAATTAGTTATTAATCTCACAGAGCAATTGGGCGGAGAACTAGAAATTGATTCCCATAATGGCGCTTCTTTTGCCATTACATTTGTGGCTCCTCCGTACTTAGTGAGGCAAAATACAACTGAGATTGCGTAG